CAGCTCCGGCGCAAGGTCGTAATTGGCCGGCGAGATCGAGAGGACGCCCTCGGCGAATTCGCCCAGCCCCTTCTCGAAATCGGGGATGACGTAGCCGGCGGCGCCGCCGATGGCGGGGATGGTGATGCGCTGCTGGCGCATCGCGCGGATGATCTGCAGGGAATCATTGAGATAGGAGACCGGGAACACCGCCTGGGCACCCGAGGCGCGCAGCTTGTTGATCAGCGGCGTGACGTCGGTGATGCCCAGCGGATAGGCGTCGTCCATGACGATCTGGACGCCGGCCGCCTTGGCGCCCTCGCGCAGGCCGCCGGCCTGCGAGGTGCCATAGGCCGTGTCCTCATACATGATGGCGATGCGCTCGAGCTTCTGGCCGGCACTCGCGGCGATGGCGGCCGTGCCGTCGAACTGCGCCTTGCCGATCACCGAGGCCTTGGCGACGACCTGGAAGATGTTCTCGAAGCCGCGCCCGGTGATCTGGTCCGAGAAGGACATGGTCAGCAGCGGCACGCCACGACGCTCGGTGACCTCCGAGATCGCGATGGTCAGCGACGAGGCGAAGGCGCCGAGGATCGCCACGACATCGTTCTGGGTCAGCAGGCGCTGGGCGACATTGGCGGCGGTGGTCGGCGTCGAGGTCGAGTCGGCGATGACCAGATTGATGCGGGCCCCGCCGAGCGCCTTGATGCCGCCGGCGGCGTTGATCTCGTCAGCGACCAGTTCGATGCCGTTACGCGAATTGATCCCGAACTGGGCGTTGGCCCCCGACAGCGGCAGAATGACGCCGACATTGACGGCCTTGCCCTGGGCGACAGCGTCCCGGACGACATAGGGCGCGGCGATGGCACCGGCGGCGCCGAGCATCAGGCCACGGCGAGTGGGCGACAGCTTGATCATCTCTTCCTCCACGATCTGCCTTCTGCGGGCATCAGCGGAGACAGGCATCCCATAGTCGTCGGCGCCC
This portion of the Bosea sp. OAE506 genome encodes:
- a CDS encoding ABC transporter substrate-binding protein produces the protein MIKLSPTRRGLMLGAAGAIAAPYVVRDAVAQGKAVNVGVILPLSGANAQFGINSRNGIELVADEINAAGGIKALGGARINLVIADSTSTPTTAANVAQRLLTQNDVVAILGAFASSLTIAISEVTERRGVPLLTMSFSDQITGRGFENIFQVVAKASVIGKAQFDGTAAIAASAGQKLERIAIMYEDTAYGTSQAGGLREGAKAAGVQIVMDDAYPLGITDVTPLINKLRASGAQAVFPVSYLNDSLQIIRAMRQQRITIPAIGGAAGYVIPDFEKGLGEFAEGVLSISPANYDLAPELTERFRKRFGYFMVHEALEHAVCMDVLAQAMEKAKSAKPEDLRKALQGARFEGGWNKAMTGGAVQFDKTGLNTLSVPVMVQWRNKELVTVWPADVAKAKAVWGG